ATGTGGTTTCGGCTCGCTAGTAACCCAGGCCATTTGATCTTGCAATTCCAGCAGCTTAGAGGCGTCTAGTCGAGAGGATTTTCCGCACAGTCTGGGAAGCGGGTTCTTTGCCACGCCTGTCTCAGGCGTAGGGTAGGCGCACCCATTGGATAACGTGCGGCCGCGTCAGTGCAGAGACAACGACGCTTCCAGCGATCGCACCCGCGCGGCTTGCTTTATAGTGTGACCATGAGCGCACCGCGCGTTGGTGATGTAGCGCCCGAGATCGTGCTCTCCGATTCGACAGGCGAGAAGCGCAGTTTGTCGTCCCTAACTCCGTGCGTTCTGATTTTCTACCGCGGCCACTGGTGACCCTTCTGCATCCGCCAGTTGGCGGACTACGGCAAGCGTACGGGCGACTTTTTGCAGGCGGGATATCGCGTCGTCGCCTTGTCGGTGGACGAGCCGCAGCGCACGGAGCATCTGCGGCGGACGTTGAGCTTGTCCTTCCCAATTTTGTGCGACGTCGAGCGGCAGGTGGTGCGCGGCTGGGATTTGTTCAACCCGGGCGAGAAGGGCGGCATCGCCGTGCCCGCCACGTTCGTGCTCGACGGCGAGCGGCGCGTGCGCCTCTCCTCCGTCGAGGACGTACGACATCGCGCCGGCGCCGACGAGGTGCTGGCGTGCCTGCGCGGCCAGGCGACGCAGGCGGCCAAGCGAACGTTGCGCCCCGCCATGTTGCGCGCGCTGCGCAACATGTTCCGCTACGGCCTCGTCTCGCCGCGAAAATGAGTTGACCGGGCCCTACTCGCTCTGCGTCTGATGATGTGAGCGCGTGGTCCCGGCCGAGCGCAGCGAGGTGCTCGACCGTATCTCTGTTAGGACGATTCCTCACCGTGGAAATCCAGGCTAGCTGTGTGCCCTGGTGTGCCGGAAAACCCACCGCTTGTGCTCGGTGAAGTCCTTGAAAACTCAGACCCCTCGCGTATCCGCGGCGACAGGGCCGAAACCACATGGTTTTCGCACAGCCTTGGTCACTTTCCGATATGCCCGTAATGCGTCCAAGTGAGAGGCTCTCCCCCGTACCGTCGCAGGAGCTGTCTCTGTACCAAACACTGCTGATGTTTGCTCCATGGATGTTCATGCGATAGCAATGCGCACGGGGCCGGTTACCAACCTGCCAGAAAATCATAGACAGATCAACAACAAGCTGATCGAACACTTTCAGCAAGTTCTTTAAGCAATTCGAGAGTTTCCTCCCACGCTATGCAGCCGTCGGTGATGCTCTGGCCGTAGGTCAAGGGTCGTCCGACGACTAGTTTTTGGGCACCTCCGACCAAGTTGCTTTCGATCATCACTCCGATGATGCGCCGGTCGCCGCCGGCAATCTGCATGATCACATCACGACAAACGGACGGTTGCTTTGTGTAATCCTTGTTGCTGTTGGCATGGCTGCAATCGACCATGACCCGCGGCGCCAGGTTCGCCTCCCCGAGTTGCGCGCAAACTCGGTCAATAGAATCGGCCGTGTAGTTTGCAGCCTTTCCTCCACCTCGTAGGATGACATGGCAGTCAGGGTTTCCGGTCGTGACGAAGATGGCCGATTGCCCGTGCTTCGTGTGTCCGAGGAAGCAGTGCGGACGGGCGGCAGACTGAATTGCCTCGATAGCGACGGCGACGTCTCCCGAGGTTCCGTTCTTGAACCCGACAGGACAGGAAAGGCCAGAAGCCAACTGCCGGTGCAGTTGGCTCTCGGTGGTACGGGCCCCAATGGCGCCCCAGCTCACAAGACCGGCCAAGTACTGGGGGGTGATCATGTCTAAGAACTCGGTTCCGGACGGCACGCCCATTTCTGCCAGGTCAAGGAGGAGGTGTCGAGCCATCCGCAGGCCGTCATTGATCTTGAATGATTCATCCAGGTGGGGATCATTGATCAGCCCCTT
The sequence above is drawn from the Terriglobales bacterium genome and encodes:
- a CDS encoding redoxin domain-containing protein; translation: MRQLADYGKRTGDFLQAGYRVVALSVDEPQRTEHLRRTLSLSFPILCDVERQVVRGWDLFNPGEKGGIAVPATFVLDGERRVRLSSVEDVRHRAGADEVLACLRGQATQAAKRTLRPAMLRALRNMFRYGLVSPRK
- a CDS encoding 3-deoxy-7-phosphoheptulonate synthase codes for the protein MPYNTEDLRIRWTKVLLPPVFLEEEFPITDKAAQTVYQARSQVLDILNGQDHRLIVVVGPCSIHDTKAAREYAGLLKHTRKELSKELHILMRVYFEKPRTTIGWKGLINDPHLDESFKINDGLRMARHLLLDLAEMGVPSGTEFLDMITPQYLAGLVSWGAIGARTTESQLHRQLASGLSCPVGFKNGTSGDVAVAIEAIQSAARPHCFLGHTKHGQSAIFVTTGNPDCHVILRGGGKAANYTADSIDRVCAQLGEANLAPRVMVDCSHANSNKDYTKQPSVCRDVIMQIAGGDRRIIGVMIESNLVGGAQKLVVGRPLTYGQSITDGCIAWEETLELLKELAESVRSACC